The Glycine max cultivar Williams 82 chromosome 17, Glycine_max_v4.0, whole genome shotgun sequence genome contains the following window.
CAAAAAACCCCGCATCCCGCAATCCTAAACCCCCCACCCCCAACCCCCATTACAGATGAGAGGAATCCAGGAGGCTTTGACCCAACTTAAGGGAAGTATAACAGACCATCTAGAAGACAATCACAGAAGCATTTATCAGACAGCACATAATAAGGAAGGTTTTGACATAAATACTTCATGGCTTCATGCATTGCAAGGAATCATGTTCAATGTAAGCAGggaattaaaacataaattatgattattattgttCTTGTATATCTTAAGCAGATACATTGCAATTACCTATCGTATGGACCCATATTTCTAGGCTTGCAATACTAATAGATAGAGGTTCATCACCATCAgtaatttcaaacaaattaaaaggaaaaatagattaaaGAAGTTACCCTATAATCAATTCCTtcatatcattttataaaagaagAATAGGGCAAGATCTCGAGCACTGCACCTTAGTTGAAGAGTTGGCCTCTCCAGAATGTATATCATCAAGGCAGAAATTAACCATACGTTCATGGTGTTTCTCCTTAGAAAGAAAACTGTCTTCCACTGGAGGCCTCAACCCTCTGGTGGTAGCATACCATACATCCATCAATATCAAACTGGTTGTCTACAAGTTAAGACCTTGATAATGAAGATAAATCTCTATTCTCTTCCAATATTCCTCCCAATTCAGCAAGCTCTTTGTATTTCTTTTCTTGTGCATCAGTCGGAGTCTTAGTTGAAATGGACTCCACTGGAACAACAGTCTTCTTCCATGGCAATTCTCGAGGATCCTTGACATTAAGAGATAGCATAGcacatgaagaaaaataatccTCATTTCTCAGTATGGATGAATTTCTGGCACATGTTTCTTCAATTGCCAATAGTTCTCTGAAATATTGTAATGCCATGAAGAAAAATATGCCATTTCAGAtcattaatgtttaaaaaaaagcaGAAATGTTTTgtctaatttaaataacaaaccTTCCAACAGCATGCAATACTTTTTGAAGAAGTTGAAATGTCCCTAATCCAATTAATTCTAATTTTGCAAGTTGACCCTCAAGGGAAAAGCAATTAATTGAGATGACCCTCTTCTCCATCTGAATAAAACAAAGCATTTATTGAGAGAGAGTTTATATATAGTTTACAGTTCTATTCTTCAACTTCAGCAGCGAAATTAAAACCTTGGCCAAGCAACACCAACCAAATTAGTGACGATTCATCTGACAAGAATATttatctgaaaaataaaattttctcaacCTTAACATTTAAGCAGTTTTCTAGCAGGattaatattaattgtgattTCAGACAAAAAACATTTCATACTAAGTTACAtctttaaagaaataataacaagCTAGTGAGACAGATGGACCTATGATCATCTAAATCTTTACAGTCAGCTCAGATATAAATCCATATTAGATCCCACCATCCAATCATGCTCATTGTTATAATGAAATATGACACTGACATGAAAGCCTTTCAAATAGACAATGCAACAGTAAAGTGAGATTACTTGTAACATTAACCTATGGGAGAATTGGTTTCACAAATTTCTCCCTGTTTTTATGTTTAGCAAATATACATATTGATAGACTCATGAAGGCCAtgacagaaaaataaacaaaaataagccAAAGTAGTTAGAGTAGAAGTATAATCAGTTAGGGTTGGTTTAACAGCAGTTAGTTACTGAATAGAATTTNNNNNNNNNNNNNNNNNNNNNNNNNNNNNNNNNNNNNNNNNNNNNNNNNNNNNNNNNNNNNNNNNNNNNNNNNNNNNNNNNNNNNNNNNNNNNNNNNNNNNNNNNNNNNNNNNNNNNNNNNNNNNNNNNNNNNNNNNNNNNNNNNNNNNNNNNNNNNNNNTATTAATTGTGATTTCAGACAAAAAACATTTCATACTAAGTTACAtctttaaagaaataataacaagCTAGTGAGACAGATGGACCTATGATCATCTAAATCTTTACAGTCAGCTCAGATATAAATCCATATTAGATCCCACCATCCAATCATGCTCATTGTTATAATGAAATATGACACTGACATGAAAGCCTTTCAAATAGACAATGCAACAGTAAAGTGAGATTACTTGTAACATTAACCTATGGGAGAATTGGTTTCACAAATTTCTCCCTGTTTTTATGTTTAGCAAATATACATATTGATAGACTCATGAAGGCCAtgacagaaaaataaacaaaaataagccAAAGTAGTTAGAGTAGAAGTATAATCAGTTAGGGTTGGTTTAACAGCAGTTAGTTACTGAATTAGTCTGGTGTCTAGCTTAAATAGTA
Protein-coding sequences here:
- the LOC100787335 gene encoding uncharacterized protein: MKHSSSFRRLWVWINSSDFEEGYENLQISCQKEMEKRVISINCFSLEGQLAKLELIGLGTFQLLQKVLHAVGRELLAIEETCARNSSILRNEDYFSSCAMLSLNVKDPRELPWKKTVVPVESISTKTPTDAQEKKYKELAELGGILEENRDLSSLSRS